CCTCCAGCCAGcgtttttagtttgttttgagtCTATTGTTGAGGAGCCcactccttttttgtttttaggattGTCCCTTCCTTGTTCCTTTCGGATCAAGAGGGGAAATGATCCTTCCCTGTAACCccttccttattcaattagaaaaaaaaaaaaaaaaaaaatacaagtaaaacCGTACTTGTCTTTgttattaatataaaagatacgtttaatataaaatatatttataatctACTAGATAACATGTATCACTAATTAGCAAAATATAatagtaatattattattattattattattattctgatAACGACATCGATGATGAATAACTTTGTCGTCTAATaatatttcttctcttttttttttctttttttttttctgagctaataataatatttcttcTTGCTATAAATGAATACTTGACTTTTTGTGATCAAACATTCATCTTTTATACTTATAAAAACGATTATCTTTTAacattttgtaataaaaaatcagcaatttttatttatgaaagaATATTCTAATAGTATACtctaacagaaaagaaaaaaaaaaaaaagaagctgggttaaaagaaaagataaataacGCATAAAGATCttattcaattattttctttcgtagaacattttaaaataaatgtttagttttaaattttttttttttttttgacactttctggatttttttttttgtttaagaaaatcatattaaaaagtgaatgaattttgaaaaactaataattttgtttattacttATTAGAATGGTATAATTTAGAAACAATTGAtctcccaaaaaaagaaaaagaaaaaaagaaatagaaatcttaaaagaaaaaggaaacataTCCAATCTCCGAAAGCAAGTGCTGAAGCCTAATTGGTCCACGAAACTTATtgcaaattctctctctctctgagtctCTGTGTTTGCAAATCCTCTCATATTAGTTCCTCCTTTTCCTTTCTCCGAATCCGCTTCTCTCTGTTTCCAAAttctctttccatttttcaCTCTGTTTCTCAGTTCGTCTCTGTACCTTACATTGTtagaaacataaaaaacaacGAAAAAAATATCGATCTCTCTTTGCGTTTCTCACCTGGGTTTcccttctttttgtttctattgaGTCCATATATTTCATCCTCCTAAAAAGGCTCTGTTTTGAGCTTCATCTGCGCTCTTAATATCCCAATTCTTCTCTGATTCAggtgcttttgttttttcttaccCACCGGAATCGAGGgttttcgtttcttttttttttttttttttttttcctttttcttcttgcttAGGTTTCCTTTATTAATTAAGGTTGttgtttgtttctctttctgtgATATAAAAATCTATGTGGGTATCTTGTGATTGGGTTGTTTGAGCCCAGTCTTGGTCTCTTGGCAGAGGATTTGTGTTTCTTTCCTTTGTGCTCAAGAAACAAGAATGCCTCTCAATTTATCTGATTGGGATTTCCAGGGTTTGGATTCTGAATTTGGGAGTTCTGATTGCAAGGGAATGGGGAAGGCTGAATTGGGAGGCGGTGGTGATTCGGTGGCTGATGATGATGTTATCGATAAGTTGCCTATTGATCCATTTGGAATGGATATAAACTCTACGATTACGATCACGGGTTGGTTTCAGAACTTGGGAGTGGAATCTGATTGGGATTTTGATGGTTTTGGGGTTGATGAAGATGAAAAAGAGTTCGATGATCATTCTGGGCTATTCGCAGGGCTGAATTGGGTTTGGGATGGAGAAACGAGGCCTGAACCGGAATTGAGTAACGTAAAAATTGGTGGGATATCAATTCCATGTGAAGGGTTTGATAGTTGTGGGGTTAACACTGGACTGGTTAATGTGGAGGAGTTTATGAGTTTGGGCAGTTTTGGCAATTGGGATGCTGGCAAAGGAGCTCAGAAGTGGGAGGATTGTGGGAAAACTTGTTTGGATGGTGGTGAAGTAGGTGCACCTCACGATGCCATGTTTTTTGCTTTGGCCTATCTGGGTGTGCAGGACCTGCTTAATGTAGAAAGGGTTTGCAAATCTTTGCATGACGGGGTTAGAAGTGATCCTCTTCTGTGGAGGAGTATTCACATTGATCAACGGTTGAGCGAGAAGATCACTGATGATGCTCTTCTGAAGTTAGCTAACAGGGCACAAGGGAATCTTCAGTGCTTGAATCTAGTGGAGTGCATAAAAATCACAGATGGTGGTTTGAAGCGTGTGATTGAAACCAATCCAAAAATGACAAAGGTTCGTATTTGTTACACCAAGTATCCTGGAACAAATATGATATTTGGTAATCATATTCTGTCGTTTATAAATGTTAGGGTGTTGTCTCTGGCTACCATTGATGATACTTTTTATGATATTATAGTAGATGCCTATTATGTAATTCTGTTgtttttcattctctaataaTGCCTGTTGATGTTTTGAGGTTGTCAACATTTATTATCCTTGAAGCTACTTTCATTTTTAGTTACTATATCTGGTATGCTCTTCTTCCATTCTAAGTATTCTTTATACATGTAACAGAAATACATAATTTTTCATACATCATCCTCACTCTTATGCATGGCTGAATATGATATTAATGCCTTTTTGCATATCAATCTAATAATAGGGCGTTTGGACATCCTATACAAGTCAAGCGAGTTTAATGTATTTCAGATCGCTTCTAAAAGATTTCTCAGTGTTTTTTATGGCAATTAATTATCTGAAAAAAAGTGTGTCATCCGGTCATCTCATTCTATTTAATTTGGTATGCATGTGGCAAAAAACTTGGCATCTTTTGCAGTTCTTGATGCTGCTATTCTGTAACATTGGTTGTGGTTTTCTTTTATTGGTTTTAATCTAAATTTGAAGTTGGCagaataaaaaacttttaattgttgCAACTGtttcctttcccttttctctCATCATGCTTATCTTGAACCATATGTTAATTCACTATGGTCTCATTTCTAAATGGTTTTTGTTCTTCTGAGATTAACTAACTTATCACTTTGCACTTCTTGCATGCAGCTAAGTGTGCCAGGATGTATCAGACTTAGTATCGAAGGCATATTGGATAATTTAAGGACCTTAAAGTTTGTTGGCGCACCTGGAATAAAGCACTTAAGAATTGGTGGCATCTGTCGTGTAAAGGATAAGCACTTCAAAGAATTGCAGGTCTTGCTGAATGCAGACAACCATATGCAGCTGAATGCCCGCAGCCCGCAGATTTATTGTGGGAGAAATTCGCATATCTCTTGTGATGATGATCGTGCCATCGACATTGAGGTGTGCCCCAGGTGCCAGCAGTTGAGACTAGTTTATGATTGTCCAGCAGAGAGTTGCCAGGGGAAACATCAGGCTGCTCAGTCATGCAGGGCTTGCATACTCTGCATAGCACGCTGTAGCAATTGTGGGCGCTGCATTAAGGACCATGATTATGAGGAAACATTTTGTCTAGACTTACTTTGTTTGGGTTGTTGGAAGCAGCTGTTTCATTGCCAAGATAGGCCAGGTGAAAAAGGCGCTTCTAAATGCACCATCTTTCATCAAGAGATCAGGTACCAGTTTTGCTTTTATGGCTGATGGACAAGATATTATATATTGCCACTGGCTGTAGATTTTGGAGTGGAATCTGCATTGTTTGGCTGTCAAGATGAGAAATACAATCGCCACTTGCTTAGAGGCTAAATGTGGAATCTCCTGTTACCATGAGGAACATGCAGCTTCTGAAGGCAGAGGAAATGTACCACTCTAGAGCTCTAACTGCATAAATGATGCTCGTTGACTTTATCTAGATAGGAGGCTAGCTTAGGATGTTtgaagggaagaagaagaagaagaaagaaaaagggaatgCTGGTCAAATAAAAAGAGGTTTGATGGGAATGCTGGTCAAATAAAAAGAGGtttgatttataatttttgtttcaaataagGGTGATCTGATGCTTCAGAGGCTTCTATCCAAAATTTGTATCTTTTGGGGACATTGTAAAAGTTAATTTGTAAGTGTGCAACTGTGGAAGTgaggtagaagaagaagaagaagaagaaaaaagaaaagaaaaagggaatgcTGGTCAAATAAAAAGAGGtttgatttataatttttgtttcaaataagGGTGATCTGATGCTTCAGAGGCTTCTATCCAAAATTTGTATCTTTTGGGGACATTGTAAAAGTTAATTTGTAAGTATGCAACTGTGGAATTGAGGTAGTATTAATGGTTGCTGAAGTGACAGTTGTTGTCATAAATGTCGGGATTTGTTTAGTTGATGCACATGAGGAGTCCTACTGTTAGCTGAAAGTGCTGAAAGTATTAGGGCATATGTGTTCTGTGTCAACTTTGTGATAGATTGGGTTATGTAGGCAGTTGTTTCACCCAGACTgaacttttattttacataGAATCTGTTTGTTGCAAAGCTGTACTATTGAAACAAGATCAGTTAATAAGAGATGATTATGTACCCATTTTTATTATGTTGCTAttgttctttcattttctccTATGGAGTAGCATCTCATTCTTGATAATGCAACCTTACTCCTTTTTACCTCTACTTTGATACTGACCGATGATAGTTTTATCTATCTTATGCGAGCACTTTCCAGGAAGAACTATTATTACTCTTGCTTTTTACCAGATGTGATTCTGTATGCCTACCCGCTTTCATGGTGTATGTTATGAGCATGAAGATTGGGTTAAATGGATCGAATCCTCTTGAACTATTATTTTGGTAATAGTGTCTCAGAAGACATTTTCTATTGATGTATTAGTGGGAAAAATGATTCTTTGGTTGGTGTTATAGAAAACTAGTCTACAGATGTGACTGGTGGGTTTTTGAAATGTGGCTATCGCATTCAAGATGTGGGAGACTGAAGTCTGAAAAGTTTGTTTAGGTTAAAATCTAAAATTATCCTCAAACCATTAGATATGAGCTGTCGGATGCCCTACATTAGGGCTGTGCAATAGGAGAGTTTCTTGTAAGGGCCTATCCGAGTCTCACATGTTCGGACAGGTGTTTAGATAGCTCGAGTAGATAGAGTTCATATTGATTCTCATAAAGACTTCGCTATTTTAGTGCAATAGTACAACACTATTGCATGATATCGAGATTTAGTTATGAGTACTCACAAGCAATTACATGAATAGAATTGCACTATTGCAATGCAATAGAACAATTCTATTGCACAAGATCTAGTTATGAGTCTTCACAGGTAATTACATTGGTGATGAAGTAATCTCAATAACTGCATTCCTTGATATATAATGCAAGATAATGGAATACATTATcttgattaaaattttaaaaatggttAGATAGGTTGCTCTACAAAATCATTCTCATTTTCTCCT
This window of the Corylus avellana chromosome ca5, CavTom2PMs-1.0 genome carries:
- the LOC132183298 gene encoding F-box protein SKIP14, with amino-acid sequence MPLNLSDWDFQGLDSEFGSSDCKGMGKAELGGGGDSVADDDVIDKLPIDPFGMDINSTITITGWFQNLGVESDWDFDGFGVDEDEKEFDDHSGLFAGLNWVWDGETRPEPELSNVKIGGISIPCEGFDSCGVNTGLVNVEEFMSLGSFGNWDAGKGAQKWEDCGKTCLDGGEVGAPHDAMFFALAYLGVQDLLNVERVCKSLHDGVRSDPLLWRSIHIDQRLSEKITDDALLKLANRAQGNLQCLNLVECIKITDGGLKRVIETNPKMTKLSVPGCIRLSIEGILDNLRTLKFVGAPGIKHLRIGGICRVKDKHFKELQVLLNADNHMQLNARSPQIYCGRNSHISCDDDRAIDIEVCPRCQQLRLVYDCPAESCQGKHQAAQSCRACILCIARCSNCGRCIKDHDYEETFCLDLLCLGCWKQLFHCQDRPGEKGASKCTIFHQEIRYQFCFYG